A genome region from Struthio camelus isolate bStrCam1 chromosome 26, bStrCam1.hap1, whole genome shotgun sequence includes the following:
- the UHRF1 gene encoding E3 ubiquitin-protein ligase UHRF1 isoform X1, which yields MGGSAPRTGLFRAKLQSPGSGGGGAQRGTGLQRHGTAAMWIQVRTMDGKETHRVDSLSKLTKVEGLRLRIHEVFGVEPQRQRLFYRGKQMEDGHSLFDYSVGLNDIVQLLVRQSPAVLPSVSKEKDSELSDTDSGCGSGQSESDKNSHNGEGAIELEGQPSTAAQPDWADPGFGLYKINDLVDARDMNMGAWFEAQVVNVTRKKTANESAGSCAEPDQQTTIPEEDVIYHVKYEDYPENGVVELSSKDVRARARTVLKWHQLEVGQVVMVNYNPDEPKERGFWYDAEILQKRETKMIKEINARILLGDAGDSLNDCRITFVDEIYKIEEPGSACPISASPLKRQNGPVCKSCKDNPNKTCRICACHVCGGKQDPDKQLMCDECDMAFHIYCLNPPLSSIPDDEDWYCPECRNDASEVVLAGEKLKESKKKQKMASANSSSRRDWGKGMACVGRTRECTIVPSNHYGPIPGIPVGTMWKFRVQVSESGVHRPHVAGIHGRSNDGAYSLVLAGGYEDDIDHGNSFTYTGSGGRDLSGNKRTAEQSCDQKLTNMNRALALNCSAPINDKNGAEAKDWRAGKPVRVVRNVKGGKHSKYAPVEGNRYDGIYKVVKYWPETGKSGFLVWRYLLRRDDEEPAPWTKEGKDRMKKLGLTMQYPEGYLEAVANKDKEKENNGDDEFDTPGKGKRKRKSAGGEEKLITSPTGTPKKTKVEPYKLTSQQKSLIKSDEANEKLWNEVLEALKDGPKFLNKVEEAFLCICCQEVVFRPVTTVCQHNVCKDCLDRSFKAEVYSCPACRYDLGKNYTMQVNETLQTILTQLFPGYGNGR from the exons ATGGGCGGGAGCGCGCCGCGCACGGGGCTTTTCCGCGCCAAACTCCAAAgcccggggagcggcggcggcggggcgcagcgcggcacCGGCCTCCAGCGCCACGG GACCGCCGCCATGTGGATCCAGGTGCGCACCATGGACGGGAAGGAGACCCACCGCGTGGACTCGCTCTCCAAGCTCACCAAGGTGGAGGGGCTGCGCCTGCGGATACACGAGGTCTTCGGCGTCGAGCCCCAGCGGCAGCGCCTCTTCTACCGCGGCAAGCAG ATGGAAGACGGTCACTCCCTTTTCGATTACAGCGTTGGATTGAATGATATTGTTCAACTCTTGGTCAGACAAAGCCCAGCAGTGCTTCCTTCTGTCAGTAAGGAAAAGGATTCTGAACTCTCAGACACAGACTCTGGCTGTGGCTCAGGCCAAAGTGAATCTGACAAAAACTCTCACAATGGAGAAGGTGCTATAGAACTGGAGGGACAGCCCAGCACAGCCGCACAGCCTGACTGGGCTGACCCGGGGTTTGGCCTCTATAAG ATCAATGACTTGGTTGATGCTCGAGATATGAATATGGGAGCATGGTTTGAAGCCCAGGTTGTAAATGTGAccagaaaaaaaactgcaaatgAGTCGGCTGGTAGTTGTGCAGAGCCTGATCAGCAGACAACCATTCCTGAAGAAGATGTAATATATCACGTGAAATACGAAGA CTATCCAGAGAATGGAGTTGTAGAACTGAGTTCGAAAGATGTACGTGCTCGTGCACGGACTGTTTTGAAGTGGCACCAGCTAGAAGTAGGACAGGTGGTGATGGTCAACTATAATCCTGATGAACCAAAAGAGAGAGGATTTTGGTATGACGCTGAGATTCTGCAAAAACGGGAAACGAAAATGATCAAGGAGATAAATGCAAGGATTTTACTTGG GGATGCTGGTGATTCCTTGAATGACTGCAGAATTACATTTGTGGATGAAATTTATAAAATTGAAGAACCAGGCAGTGCTTGCCCAATCAGTGCCAGTCCATTAAAAC GGCAGAATGGACCTGTGTGTAAATCTTGTAAGGACAACCCAAACAAGACCTGCAGAATTTGTGCTTGCCATGTCTGTGGAGGTAAACAAGATCCAGATAAACAGCTAATGTGTGATGAGTGTGATATGGCTTTCCACATCTACTGCCTCAACCCTCCCCTTAGTAGTATACCAGATGATGAGGATTG GTATTGCCCTGAATGTCGAAATGATGCAAGTGAGGTGGTTTTAGCgggagagaaattaaaagaaagtaaaaagaaacaaaagatggcATCTGCTAATTCATCTTCACGGAGAGACTGGGGAAAG GGTATGGCATGTGTTGGTCGCACAAGGGAATGTACCATTGTCCCCTCTAACCACTATGGACCAATTCCTGGGATTCCAGTTGGCACCATGTGGAAGTTCAGAGTTCAG gtGAGCGAATCTGGTGTTCACAGGCCCCACGTAGCAGGTATACATGGCAGAAGCAATGATGGTGCCTATTCTCTGGTGCTGGCAGGAGGCTACGAAGATGACATA GATCATGGAAATTCCTTCACGTATACAGGGAGCGGAGGTCGTGATCTTTCTGGAAACAAACGTACAGCAGAACAGTCTTGTGATCAAAAACTCACCAATATGAACAG AGCGCTGGCTCTGAACTGCAGTGCCCCCATCAATGACAAAAATGGAGCTGAAGCCAAGGACTGGAGAGCTGGAAAGCCCGTCCGAGTGGTGAGGAATGTAAAAGGAGGCAAACATAGCAAATATGCTCCAGTGGAGGGGAACAGATATGATGGAATATATAAG GTGGTAAAATACTGGCCTGAGACAGGGAAATCGGGATTTTTAGTGTGGCGCTATTTACTTAGGAGAGATGATGAAGAACCTGCTCCTTGGACCAAAGAAGGAAAGGACAGGATGAAAAAGCTTGGCTTAACGATGCAG taTCCTGAAGGGTATTTGGAAGCTGTTGCAAAcaaagataaggaaaaagaaaataatggagaTGATGAGTTTGATAccccagggaaaggaaagaggaaaaggaaatcagCAG GTGGAGAGGAAAAACTCATTACCTCTCCTACAGGGACTCCCAAGAAAACGAAAGTTGAGCCATACAAGCTGACATCTCAGCAAAAATCTCTTATAAAAAGTGATGAAGCCAATGAAAAACTGTGGAATGAAGTACTAGAAGCTCTAAAAGATGGACCG